In Felis catus isolate Fca126 chromosome A3, F.catus_Fca126_mat1.0, whole genome shotgun sequence, a single genomic region encodes these proteins:
- the ZBP1 gene encoding Z-DNA-binding protein 1 isoform X4 encodes MAQAPEDPGETDLEQRILRVLRDAGSPVKSVQLAKECQVPKKKLNQVLYRMEKESKVSLAGLAMWRLGEGGTGEVVPTEPAQLSQAARPQQDAAAVPEEPDPQLSEQQKAIYRFLEGTGPCKALIIARALGMKTAKEVNPHLYDMRKRHLLSLDEKSSLWSIYRPDCGGRSESPAIIYQQNPINMICQNGPNNYISIENSEDIQIGHGNVIVKPTASGENGSVAPLHLPPMAPADPPTQSSPAAAWAPQDIRLEKSVLRRVLLGHGNKMSLTGAPAEGPAACSPTGSPPVSATTVGSGASFKIPGSKPGPDCKADGIQRVHISSCFLEDTAIGNGNRMTVISGTAGPGVAEPEDSRRGPEELDKDAVLGRSNSLPHSAVLPLSPL; translated from the exons ATGGCCCAGGCCCCCGAGGACCCTGGCGAAACAG aCCTCGAGCAGAGGATCCTGCGGGTGCTGAGGGACGCTGGCTCCCCTGTGAAGTCCGTCCAGCTGGCAAAGGAATGCCAAGTGCCCAAGAAGAAGCTCAACCAGGTCCTCTACCGGATGGAGAAGGAGTCGAAAGTCTCCCTGGCGGGCCTGGCGATGTGGCGCCTGGGCGAGGGAGGGACCGGAGAAGTGGTCCCCACAGAGCCGGCCCAGCTCAGCCAGG CGGCGAGGCCCCAGCAGGACGCAGCCGCGGTTCCAGAGGAACCTGACCCTCAGCTCAGCGAACAGC AGAAAGCCATCTATAGGTTTCTGGAAGGCACCGGGCCCTGTAAGGCCCTGATCATCGCCCGGGCCCTGGGAATGAAGACAGCAAAAGAAGTCAACCCACACTTGTATGATATGAGAAAGAGGCACCTTCTGAGTCTTGATGAGAAATCAAGTCTATGGTCGATTTATCGACCAG ATTGTGGAGGAAGAAGCGAGTCCCCCGCGATTATTTACCAGCAAAATCCAATCAACATGATCTGTCAGAATGGACCAAATAACTATATTTCCATTGAGAACtcggaagacatccagattggaCACGGGAATGTCATAGTGAAGCCAACCGCCTCTGGGGAGAATG GTTCCGtggctcccctccacctccctcccatgGCACCAGCAGATCCCCCGACGCAGAGCTCCCCGGCTGCAGCCTGGGCGCCCCAGGACATCCGCTTGGAGAAGTCTGTGCTCAGACGGGTGTTGCTGGGACATGGCAACAAGATGAGCCTTACCGGTGCCCCGGCCGAAGGCCCGGCTGCCTGCAGCCCCACTGGCAGCCCCCCAG TCTCTGCCACCACTGTTGGCTCAGGAGCTTCGTTCAAAATTCCAGGGTCCAAACCAGGACCTGACTGCAAGGCAGATGGGATCCAGAGAGTCCACATCAGTTCATGCTTCCTTGAGGACACTGCCATTGGCAATGGCAACAGAATGACTGTCATCTCTGGGACAGCTGGTCCAGGAGTTGCAGAGCCTGAGGATAGCAGAAGGGGCCCTGAGGAGCTGGACAAGGATGCAG TGTTAGGAAGAAGCAACTCACTCCCTCATTCAGCAGTTCTGCCCCTGTCCCCGCTCTGA
- the ZBP1 gene encoding Z-DNA-binding protein 1 isoform X1, with protein sequence MAQAPEDPGETDLEQRILRVLRDAGSPVKSVQLAKECQVPKKKLNQVLYRMEKESKVSLAGLAMWRLGEGGTGEVVPTEPAQLSQAARPQQDAAAVPEEPDPQLSEQQKAIYRFLEGTGPCKALIIARALGMKTAKEVNPHLYDMRKRHLLSLDEKSSLWSIYRPDCGGRSESPAIIYQQNPINMICQNGPNNYISIENSEDIQIGHGNVIVKPTASGENGSVAPLHLPPMAPADPPTQSSPAAAWAPQDIRLEKSVLRRVLLGHGNKMSLTGAPAEGPAACSPTGSPPVSATTVGSGASFKIPGSKPGPDCKADGIQRVHISSCFLEDTAIGNGNRMTVISGTAGPGVAEPEDSRRGPEELDKDAGPLSEGAEPRREFPPDPASSLSTNVSKLISHLEAVTLESRDPHNAEDGGRVDRTPAVASQGEVEPRTDSQPLSERAGERQ encoded by the exons ATGGCCCAGGCCCCCGAGGACCCTGGCGAAACAG aCCTCGAGCAGAGGATCCTGCGGGTGCTGAGGGACGCTGGCTCCCCTGTGAAGTCCGTCCAGCTGGCAAAGGAATGCCAAGTGCCCAAGAAGAAGCTCAACCAGGTCCTCTACCGGATGGAGAAGGAGTCGAAAGTCTCCCTGGCGGGCCTGGCGATGTGGCGCCTGGGCGAGGGAGGGACCGGAGAAGTGGTCCCCACAGAGCCGGCCCAGCTCAGCCAGG CGGCGAGGCCCCAGCAGGACGCAGCCGCGGTTCCAGAGGAACCTGACCCTCAGCTCAGCGAACAGC AGAAAGCCATCTATAGGTTTCTGGAAGGCACCGGGCCCTGTAAGGCCCTGATCATCGCCCGGGCCCTGGGAATGAAGACAGCAAAAGAAGTCAACCCACACTTGTATGATATGAGAAAGAGGCACCTTCTGAGTCTTGATGAGAAATCAAGTCTATGGTCGATTTATCGACCAG ATTGTGGAGGAAGAAGCGAGTCCCCCGCGATTATTTACCAGCAAAATCCAATCAACATGATCTGTCAGAATGGACCAAATAACTATATTTCCATTGAGAACtcggaagacatccagattggaCACGGGAATGTCATAGTGAAGCCAACCGCCTCTGGGGAGAATG GTTCCGtggctcccctccacctccctcccatgGCACCAGCAGATCCCCCGACGCAGAGCTCCCCGGCTGCAGCCTGGGCGCCCCAGGACATCCGCTTGGAGAAGTCTGTGCTCAGACGGGTGTTGCTGGGACATGGCAACAAGATGAGCCTTACCGGTGCCCCGGCCGAAGGCCCGGCTGCCTGCAGCCCCACTGGCAGCCCCCCAG TCTCTGCCACCACTGTTGGCTCAGGAGCTTCGTTCAAAATTCCAGGGTCCAAACCAGGACCTGACTGCAAGGCAGATGGGATCCAGAGAGTCCACATCAGTTCATGCTTCCTTGAGGACACTGCCATTGGCAATGGCAACAGAATGACTGTCATCTCTGGGACAGCTGGTCCAGGAGTTGCAGAGCCTGAGGATAGCAGAAGGGGCCCTGAGGAGCTGGACAAGGATGCAG gacccctctccGAAGGTGCGGAGCCCAGAAGGGAGTTCCCTCCGGACCCGGCTTCCTCCCTCAGCACCAACGTCTCGAAGCTCATCTCCCACCTAGAAGCCGTGACTCTTGAAAGCAGGGATCCCCACAACGCCGAAGACGGCGGCCGGGTGGACAGAACCCCAGCCGTGGCGTCCCAGGGGGAGGTCGAGCCCAGAACAGACAGCCAGCCTCTCTCGGAAAGAGCAGGCGAACGCCAGTGA
- the ZBP1 gene encoding Z-DNA-binding protein 1 isoform X2, protein MAQAPEDPGETDLEQRILRVLRDAGSPVKSVQLAKECQVPKKKLNQVLYRMEKESKVSLAGLAMWRLGEGGTGEVVPTEPAQLSQAARPQQDAAAVPEEPDPQLSEQQKAIYRFLEGTGPCKALIIARALGMKTAKEVNPHLYDMRKRHLLSLDEKSSLWSIYRPDCGGRSESPAIIYQQNPINMICQNGPNNYISIENSEDIQIGHGNVIVKPTASGENGSVAPLHLPPMAPADPPTQSSPAAAWAPQDIRLEKSVLRRVLLGHGNKMSLTGAPAEGPAACSPTGSPPGSKPGPDCKADGIQRVHISSCFLEDTAIGNGNRMTVISGTAGPGVAEPEDSRRGPEELDKDAGPLSEGAEPRREFPPDPASSLSTNVSKLISHLEAVTLESRDPHNAEDGGRVDRTPAVASQGEVEPRTDSQPLSERAGERQ, encoded by the exons ATGGCCCAGGCCCCCGAGGACCCTGGCGAAACAG aCCTCGAGCAGAGGATCCTGCGGGTGCTGAGGGACGCTGGCTCCCCTGTGAAGTCCGTCCAGCTGGCAAAGGAATGCCAAGTGCCCAAGAAGAAGCTCAACCAGGTCCTCTACCGGATGGAGAAGGAGTCGAAAGTCTCCCTGGCGGGCCTGGCGATGTGGCGCCTGGGCGAGGGAGGGACCGGAGAAGTGGTCCCCACAGAGCCGGCCCAGCTCAGCCAGG CGGCGAGGCCCCAGCAGGACGCAGCCGCGGTTCCAGAGGAACCTGACCCTCAGCTCAGCGAACAGC AGAAAGCCATCTATAGGTTTCTGGAAGGCACCGGGCCCTGTAAGGCCCTGATCATCGCCCGGGCCCTGGGAATGAAGACAGCAAAAGAAGTCAACCCACACTTGTATGATATGAGAAAGAGGCACCTTCTGAGTCTTGATGAGAAATCAAGTCTATGGTCGATTTATCGACCAG ATTGTGGAGGAAGAAGCGAGTCCCCCGCGATTATTTACCAGCAAAATCCAATCAACATGATCTGTCAGAATGGACCAAATAACTATATTTCCATTGAGAACtcggaagacatccagattggaCACGGGAATGTCATAGTGAAGCCAACCGCCTCTGGGGAGAATG GTTCCGtggctcccctccacctccctcccatgGCACCAGCAGATCCCCCGACGCAGAGCTCCCCGGCTGCAGCCTGGGCGCCCCAGGACATCCGCTTGGAGAAGTCTGTGCTCAGACGGGTGTTGCTGGGACATGGCAACAAGATGAGCCTTACCGGTGCCCCGGCCGAAGGCCCGGCTGCCTGCAGCCCCACTGGCAGCCCCCCAG GGTCCAAACCAGGACCTGACTGCAAGGCAGATGGGATCCAGAGAGTCCACATCAGTTCATGCTTCCTTGAGGACACTGCCATTGGCAATGGCAACAGAATGACTGTCATCTCTGGGACAGCTGGTCCAGGAGTTGCAGAGCCTGAGGATAGCAGAAGGGGCCCTGAGGAGCTGGACAAGGATGCAG gacccctctccGAAGGTGCGGAGCCCAGAAGGGAGTTCCCTCCGGACCCGGCTTCCTCCCTCAGCACCAACGTCTCGAAGCTCATCTCCCACCTAGAAGCCGTGACTCTTGAAAGCAGGGATCCCCACAACGCCGAAGACGGCGGCCGGGTGGACAGAACCCCAGCCGTGGCGTCCCAGGGGGAGGTCGAGCCCAGAACAGACAGCCAGCCTCTCTCGGAAAGAGCAGGCGAACGCCAGTGA
- the ZBP1 gene encoding Z-DNA-binding protein 1 isoform X3, which yields MEKESKVSLAGLAMWRLGEGGTGEVVPTEPAQLSQAARPQQDAAAVPEEPDPQLSEQQKAIYRFLEGTGPCKALIIARALGMKTAKEVNPHLYDMRKRHLLSLDEKSSLWSIYRPDCGGRSESPAIIYQQNPINMICQNGPNNYISIENSEDIQIGHGNVIVKPTASGENGSVAPLHLPPMAPADPPTQSSPAAAWAPQDIRLEKSVLRRVLLGHGNKMSLTGAPAEGPAACSPTGSPPVSATTVGSGASFKIPGSKPGPDCKADGIQRVHISSCFLEDTAIGNGNRMTVISGTAGPGVAEPEDSRRGPEELDKDAGPLSEGAEPRREFPPDPASSLSTNVSKLISHLEAVTLESRDPHNAEDGGRVDRTPAVASQGEVEPRTDSQPLSERAGERQ from the exons ATGGAGAAGGAGTCGAAAGTCTCCCTGGCGGGCCTGGCGATGTGGCGCCTGGGCGAGGGAGGGACCGGAGAAGTGGTCCCCACAGAGCCGGCCCAGCTCAGCCAGG CGGCGAGGCCCCAGCAGGACGCAGCCGCGGTTCCAGAGGAACCTGACCCTCAGCTCAGCGAACAGC AGAAAGCCATCTATAGGTTTCTGGAAGGCACCGGGCCCTGTAAGGCCCTGATCATCGCCCGGGCCCTGGGAATGAAGACAGCAAAAGAAGTCAACCCACACTTGTATGATATGAGAAAGAGGCACCTTCTGAGTCTTGATGAGAAATCAAGTCTATGGTCGATTTATCGACCAG ATTGTGGAGGAAGAAGCGAGTCCCCCGCGATTATTTACCAGCAAAATCCAATCAACATGATCTGTCAGAATGGACCAAATAACTATATTTCCATTGAGAACtcggaagacatccagattggaCACGGGAATGTCATAGTGAAGCCAACCGCCTCTGGGGAGAATG GTTCCGtggctcccctccacctccctcccatgGCACCAGCAGATCCCCCGACGCAGAGCTCCCCGGCTGCAGCCTGGGCGCCCCAGGACATCCGCTTGGAGAAGTCTGTGCTCAGACGGGTGTTGCTGGGACATGGCAACAAGATGAGCCTTACCGGTGCCCCGGCCGAAGGCCCGGCTGCCTGCAGCCCCACTGGCAGCCCCCCAG TCTCTGCCACCACTGTTGGCTCAGGAGCTTCGTTCAAAATTCCAGGGTCCAAACCAGGACCTGACTGCAAGGCAGATGGGATCCAGAGAGTCCACATCAGTTCATGCTTCCTTGAGGACACTGCCATTGGCAATGGCAACAGAATGACTGTCATCTCTGGGACAGCTGGTCCAGGAGTTGCAGAGCCTGAGGATAGCAGAAGGGGCCCTGAGGAGCTGGACAAGGATGCAG gacccctctccGAAGGTGCGGAGCCCAGAAGGGAGTTCCCTCCGGACCCGGCTTCCTCCCTCAGCACCAACGTCTCGAAGCTCATCTCCCACCTAGAAGCCGTGACTCTTGAAAGCAGGGATCCCCACAACGCCGAAGACGGCGGCCGGGTGGACAGAACCCCAGCCGTGGCGTCCCAGGGGGAGGTCGAGCCCAGAACAGACAGCCAGCCTCTCTCGGAAAGAGCAGGCGAACGCCAGTGA